The window AGTCCAAATTGCCCAAAGCAGCGAATGGTCATCAGGTTTCTTTTTGGCGTCCTGCTGCTCATGGTACAGCTTTTTTGCATAAGAAAGCATGGTTTCTGCCATTGCGGCTGACGGATGTGCTCCCGCCACTTCAATAATTAATTCCGAGTCCTTTGTTTCGAGGGCGTTTGCGATACAGTCCAGTGCCGCCGGGGTAGCACGTTTGGCCAAGGAGGTGAATGCGGCGCGCCTTATGTCCTGCTTCTTTGCCTTAGTGTAATCAATCAGCACATGTTCACACTCATCATAGTCTGCCAGAATCCCAAGAACGGTCTCCTTCACCCCGGGGGAACCTGTTTCGAGAGCCTCCAGGTAAAATGGCAGCCCTTCTGTCCCAAGAATGGTATGGATGGCGCGTATTCGTCTGCTGTCCCCTCCTTTTCCTTTTGGATTGAAAGACTCTTTTATTAATGGAACAATTTGTCTTCCGAATCCCGGTATAATTTTTTCCTCGATAAAATCTGCCAGAAGCGCATTCGCATCGTCCAATGCTGAAATTAATGGCAGCACGAGACGTAAGTCATTCATTTTTCCAGCAAAATGTGCTTCCTTGACTACTTCCGTTCTCCCCGGCCCCGTAGATTCCAATGCCTGAAGAATGGAAGCCAAGGAGAGATAAGCCATATCAGTCTGAAAGGGAAGACTATAGTTTTCATTGGCAATTTCACCTTGTTTTCCGGTAGTTCCCATTGTATACAAAACGGATGACAGCAGTTGCGAAAGCTCTAGCAAATCGTCGGCTGAACTGCCACTTCCGAATGCAAGTTCTTCAGTCAATTGACTTAGCCGTTTAAAAACTGGGGCTTTCTCTCCCATTTTCTTTAAAACCGGGATCGCTTTTTGCAGTTTCATGTCACCCCGAGCCAGGTCACTGCCTGCAATTGCAAACCTCCGCGTCTCTTCCTGCAATTCTAGTAAAACAGGTATGCTCATAGTTCCCCTCCTTTAACCCCATAGCCTGATCAGGCGGTTTTCGGTGATGATTGACAAAGGTTTCGCACTGAGCGTCCCTGCCGTGTGGTCATGATAAAATCGGACAAGAACAGCCTGGTCTCTCAAATCTTCCTCAGGTAAAAGTCCGAGCAACGGCAATGTTGGCCTCTCTTCTTCAGGTTTGTCAGCAAGGCTTAACCTGTTACCGTAGCGGTCCTCAAGCTGCCATTCGCCTTCAGCCTGGCCGATTTTTTTGAAAGAAAGCAGTGCAACTGGCTGCTTATCTGATAGTGGCATCCTCAGGATATTCCTAATTTCCTTCAGAACCTCTGAAACGTTTTCTTTGGCATATTCTTTTATTTTTAAATAATGGGGCGTCTGTTCAAGTTTGTAATCCTCCCAGCGGACCCTTCGATTGCCCTCACCGGGATACATGTATAATTCGTTTGTGGTAAGCAGCTCCATGACCGAATTTTCTTCTTTAATGTGCTTTAGCGCTTTAAATGGACGGTAGTTTTTTGTAAAAAACAATTCCCCAGTATCCATATCCAGCCAAATTCCCTGGTCGACATATTCTCCTCGTGCATCATTCTTTATGGAAAAAAATGATAGCTGGGCAAGTTTGGCGTTTTGTTTTACAAGGCCATACTCCTTCAGTTCCGCTAGCTGCCAGGTGTGCCCTAGCCACTCCTCGATCGTCGACTCAGTATCAGGCAAAAGTGATTCATCCTGTAGGCGTTTTTCAAGATGCTGGCGCCCTTTTTTGCACACAGCATGCAATACGAGCAGCTTTTCAAAGGCAAATTGAAATAGTTTCTCCTCTGTAAGCCCTTTTTTCCATAAAAGTGTAAAGCCTCTCAGCTCATTCTGCGCTTCCTTCAAGTAATGGTTTCCAAGCAGTTTCGCTGTTTCGTCAAGTTGCCTTAGCTTTTTTGGGTCAATCGACGCAAGCCCTGCTGTAAGGAGCTGGCTGATTTGTTTTTCAAGGATTCCAAGTCCTTCAAACTGTGAGTGCAGCTTTTTTGAGAGAGCTGACTTATTAACCTTCCGCGGCGCTTTCTGCTGCTCTTTCTTCTTCTCCTCGCGCACTAAAGCCTTGGAGCGCTTGGTAATAATATCTTCAGGAATGGGCGCCTCTGTAAAAGGCGCACCATTTATGTATGCATACAAAAGTGCAAGAG is drawn from Bacillus sp. FJAT-18017 and contains these coding sequences:
- a CDS encoding HEAT repeat domain-containing protein; protein product: MSIPVLLELQEETRRFAIAGSDLARGDMKLQKAIPVLKKMGEKAPVFKRLSQLTEELAFGSGSSADDLLELSQLLSSVLYTMGTTGKQGEIANENYSLPFQTDMAYLSLASILQALESTGPGRTEVVKEAHFAGKMNDLRLVLPLISALDDANALLADFIEEKIIPGFGRQIVPLIKESFNPKGKGGDSRRIRAIHTILGTEGLPFYLEALETGSPGVKETVLGILADYDECEHVLIDYTKAKKQDIRRAAFTSLAKRATPAALDCIANALETKDSELIIEVAGAHPSAAMAETMLSYAKKLYHEQQDAKKKPDDHSLLWAIWTLDGANSQEICAFLQEVAADPQVSIDAARKAADILMRQPKKEYVEFVEKLFLLPKKAKLAGISLKASLRHRSAVEIYNMYSGYIQKTGKNPARVAILEAMEELVFLKNSLRVFDEEFMWHPYRENYEEAELSSTVEWDDRWIPLLISQDEHKLVFRMAHKVHGQAHLDFIFEKINKKPTFNDKTTVLALASLFQIGYRDVFEVVYDVLKKTDTSMKSGSYYYYKAYENLALLHQLPADKADRLEEIAKTEINNEKIKEILFEISGEMRSRREI
- a CDS encoding SWIM zinc finger family protein; translated protein: MQALTEAYVDSFAPNAAAVKNGWGLVRKNQLQNLHISSDGTLVFGECKGSGKNPYFTSADFINGEPVFRCSCPSRQFPCKHSLALLYAYINGAPFTEAPIPEDIITKRSKALVREEKKKEQQKAPRKVNKSALSKKLHSQFEGLGILEKQISQLLTAGLASIDPKKLRQLDETAKLLGNHYLKEAQNELRGFTLLWKKGLTEEKLFQFAFEKLLVLHAVCKKGRQHLEKRLQDESLLPDTESTIEEWLGHTWQLAELKEYGLVKQNAKLAQLSFFSIKNDARGEYVDQGIWLDMDTGELFFTKNYRPFKALKHIKEENSVMELLTTNELYMYPGEGNRRVRWEDYKLEQTPHYLKIKEYAKENVSEVLKEIRNILRMPLSDKQPVALLSFKKIGQAEGEWQLEDRYGNRLSLADKPEEERPTLPLLGLLPEEDLRDQAVLVRFYHDHTAGTLSAKPLSIITENRLIRLWG